One segment of Variovorax sp. PAMC28562 DNA contains the following:
- a CDS encoding peptidylprolyl isomerase, whose protein sequence is MKKQTLKAVTATLLIGTFSFAALAQNAAIVNGKAVPKTRMDMLAQQLAAAGRPVTPEMQPQLREEVITREVFMQEAQKQALDANDDYKAQLELARQAIMIRQLFENFKKTHPVTDAEVQAEYDKFVAANGGKEYKSRHILVETKDQADKIMADLKKGGKFEDIAKKQSKDPGSGAKGGDLDWANPGSFVPEFSEALIKLKKGETTSEPIKSQFGFHIIRLDDVRQAQLPKVDEVKPQITQQLQQQRLQKYQEDLRAAAKIE, encoded by the coding sequence ATGAAAAAACAAACCCTGAAGGCCGTCACGGCCACGCTGCTGATCGGCACGTTCTCTTTTGCAGCACTGGCGCAAAACGCCGCCATCGTCAACGGCAAGGCAGTCCCCAAAACCCGCATGGACATGCTTGCGCAGCAACTTGCCGCCGCGGGCCGCCCGGTCACCCCCGAAATGCAGCCGCAACTTCGCGAGGAAGTCATCACCCGCGAAGTGTTCATGCAAGAGGCGCAAAAGCAGGCGCTCGATGCCAATGACGACTACAAGGCGCAGCTCGAACTGGCGCGCCAGGCCATCATGATTCGCCAGCTGTTCGAAAACTTCAAGAAGACACATCCGGTGACCGATGCCGAAGTGCAGGCCGAGTACGACAAGTTCGTCGCGGCCAATGGCGGCAAGGAATACAAGTCACGGCATATCCTGGTTGAAACGAAAGACCAGGCCGACAAGATCATGGCGGACCTTAAAAAGGGCGGCAAATTCGAAGACATCGCCAAAAAGCAGAGCAAGGACCCAGGTTCGGGCGCGAAGGGCGGTGACCTCGACTGGGCCAATCCGGGAAGTTTCGTTCCTGAATTCTCGGAAGCGCTGATCAAGCTCAAGAAGGGCGAGACCACATCGGAACCGATCAAGTCGCAGTTCGGCTTTCACATCATCCGGCTCGACGACGTGCGCCAGGCGCAGTTGCCGAAGGTCGACGAGGTCAAGCCGCAGATCACGCAACAGTTGCAGCAGCAGCGCCTGCAGAAGTACCAGGAAGATCTGCGCGCCGCGGCCAAGATCGAGTAA
- a CDS encoding BolA family protein produces MNTATTVTIALPTTASLEAALREALQPTSLEVLDESASHAGHSGANAEGYGTHFRVRIASPLFDGKSRLARHRLVYHSLENFIAQGLHAIAIETL; encoded by the coding sequence GTGAACACCGCGACCACCGTGACCATTGCGCTTCCGACCACTGCTTCGCTGGAGGCAGCATTGCGTGAAGCCTTGCAGCCCACATCGCTCGAAGTCCTCGATGAAAGCGCCTCGCATGCTGGCCATTCGGGCGCCAACGCCGAGGGCTACGGCACCCATTTCAGGGTACGCATCGCTTCGCCGTTGTTCGACGGAAAGTCCCGTTTGGCGCGCCATCGCCTTGTGTATCATTCATTAGAGAATTTCATCGCACAGGGCCTTCACGCCATTGCCATCGAGACCCTTTAG
- a CDS encoding septation protein A, with protein MKLVLDFFPILLFFGAYKLSDIYTATAVLMGATALQMLITYFREGKLQTMQKATLVLILLFGTLTLVLHDDRFIKWKPTVLYSAMAVALAIAYWVAKKNFLQMMLGQQLQLPDRIWTHLNIAWICYCLFMAAINGYVAAYFTTEAWVNFKLWGYVFPIAFLVAQGLYISPHLKSDEQSS; from the coding sequence ATGAAGCTCGTCCTCGACTTCTTTCCCATCCTGCTGTTTTTCGGCGCGTACAAGCTTTCCGACATCTACACCGCGACCGCCGTGCTGATGGGCGCGACCGCTCTGCAAATGCTCATCACCTACTTCAGGGAGGGCAAGCTACAGACGATGCAGAAGGCGACGCTGGTGTTGATCCTGCTGTTCGGCACGCTGACGCTGGTGTTGCACGACGACCGCTTCATCAAGTGGAAGCCGACGGTCTTGTATTCGGCCATGGCGGTTGCGCTGGCCATTGCCTACTGGGTCGCCAAGAAGAACTTCCTGCAGATGATGCTGGGCCAGCAACTGCAATTGCCCGACCGCATCTGGACACACCTGAACATCGCGTGGATTTGCTATTGCCTCTTCATGGCGGCGATCAATGGTTATGTGGCGGCGTACTTCACGACAGAGGCTTGGGTCAATTTCAAGCTTTGGGGCTACGTGTTCCCGATCGCGTTTTTGGTCGCGCAAGGCCTCTACATTTCGCCGCATCTGAAATCGGACGAGCAGTCATCGTGA
- the msrB gene encoding peptide-methionine (R)-S-oxide reductase MsrB, translating to MTTPVQKTDAEWKAILAEKGAESVAFEVTRHAATERPYTGKYEAEWADGTYHCICCGAKLFEAGKKFDAGCGWPSFSEEAVPGAIKDIVDRSHGMTRTENVCANCGAHLGHVFPNGPTDTGLRYCMNSASLDFQKKPE from the coding sequence ATGACCACACCCGTCCAGAAAACCGACGCCGAATGGAAGGCCATCCTGGCCGAAAAAGGCGCTGAATCCGTCGCCTTCGAGGTCACGCGCCATGCGGCCACCGAGCGCCCCTACACCGGCAAGTACGAAGCCGAATGGGCTGACGGCACGTACCACTGCATCTGTTGCGGCGCCAAGCTGTTCGAAGCTGGCAAGAAGTTCGACGCCGGCTGCGGCTGGCCCAGCTTCTCCGAAGAAGCCGTGCCGGGCGCGATCAAGGACATCGTTGACCGTTCGCACGGCATGACGCGCACCGAAAACGTCTGCGCGAACTGCGGCGCGCATCTCGGTCATGTGTTTCCAAACGGCCCGACCGACACCGGCCTGCGCTACTGCATGAATTCCGCCTCGCTGGATTTCCAGAAAAAGCCTGAATGA
- a CDS encoding protein adenylyltransferase SelO yields MTSSSIAELAVVAPLADSDSGLHFDNRFAELSSAFFTRLQPTPLPDPYWVGRSDATARLLGLDADWFASDSALGVLTGNALLAGMAPLSSVYSGHQFGVWAGQLGDGRAILLGETAANPETSGFELQLKGAGLTPYSRMGDGRAVLRSSIREFLCSEAMHGLGIATTRALSVTGSDARVRREEIETAAVVARVAPSFIRFGHFEHFAANQKEGELRTLADFVIDNFYPACRTTDRFGGNAYAAFLEAVSERTAALMAQWQAVGFCHGVMNTDNMSILGLTIDYGPFQFLDGFDPQHICNHSDTSGRYAFNQQPNVGYWNLFCLAQALLPLIGEQEVAVAALESYKAVFPSAFEAQMRAKLGLEGLSEPAEGDRALIEGVLKLLAAEKVDWTIFWRRLSHHVGAANGEGAAAAKAEPVRDLFIDREGFDAWLLLFSKRHAGVASDAAVRLMLATNPKFVLRNHLGQQAIELAQGTSSGVGKDFSGVERLLKLLETPFEEHPGFDQYAGFPPDWASSIEISCSS; encoded by the coding sequence ATGACTTCGTCTTCCATTGCCGAGCTTGCTGTCGTTGCCCCGCTGGCCGATTCAGACAGCGGGTTGCACTTCGACAATCGATTCGCCGAGCTCAGCTCGGCTTTCTTCACCCGGCTGCAGCCAACTCCCCTGCCCGATCCGTACTGGGTTGGCCGCAGCGACGCGACCGCGCGGCTGCTCGGGCTCGACGCCGACTGGTTCGCCTCCGACTCGGCCCTCGGCGTGCTTACCGGCAACGCCCTGCTTGCCGGGATGGCGCCGCTCTCGAGCGTCTACAGCGGCCATCAGTTCGGCGTGTGGGCTGGGCAGCTCGGGGACGGGCGCGCGATCCTGCTCGGCGAAACCGCTGCGAACCCCGAAACGTCGGGATTCGAATTGCAATTGAAGGGCGCCGGCCTCACGCCCTACTCGCGCATGGGCGACGGCCGGGCGGTGCTGCGGTCGAGCATCCGCGAGTTTCTCTGCAGCGAGGCGATGCACGGCCTGGGCATTGCGACCACGCGCGCGCTGAGCGTGACCGGCTCCGATGCCCGCGTGCGGCGCGAAGAAATCGAAACGGCCGCGGTGGTCGCGCGCGTCGCGCCGAGCTTTATCCGGTTCGGTCACTTCGAGCACTTCGCTGCCAATCAGAAAGAAGGCGAGTTGCGGACACTGGCCGACTTCGTGATCGACAACTTCTATCCGGCCTGCCGGACGACGGACCGATTCGGCGGCAACGCCTACGCCGCCTTTCTCGAGGCCGTCAGCGAGCGCACAGCCGCGTTGATGGCGCAATGGCAAGCGGTCGGCTTTTGCCACGGCGTGATGAACACCGACAACATGAGCATCCTCGGGCTCACGATCGACTACGGCCCGTTCCAGTTTCTCGACGGCTTCGATCCGCAGCACATCTGCAACCACAGCGACACCAGCGGCCGCTATGCATTCAACCAGCAGCCGAACGTCGGTTACTGGAATTTGTTTTGCCTGGCGCAAGCGCTTCTGCCGCTGATCGGCGAGCAGGAGGTCGCGGTGGCCGCACTGGAGTCGTACAAAGCGGTGTTTCCGAGCGCGTTCGAAGCGCAGATGCGCGCCAAGCTCGGGCTCGAAGGCCTGTCGGAGCCGGCTGAAGGCGACCGCGCGCTGATCGAGGGAGTGTTGAAACTGCTGGCGGCAGAGAAAGTCGACTGGACGATCTTCTGGCGTCGCCTGTCGCACCATGTCGGCGCGGCCAATGGCGAAGGCGCCGCCGCTGCCAAGGCTGAGCCCGTGCGCGATCTTTTCATCGATCGCGAGGGCTTCGACGCCTGGCTGCTATTATTTTCGAAGCGTCACGCCGGCGTCGCGTCCGACGCGGCAGTCCGATTGATGCTCGCGACCAACCCGAAGTTCGTGCTGCGGAACCACCTCGGGCAGCAGGCGATCGAATTAGCACAAGGCACTTCGTCCGGTGTCGGCAAAGACTTCAGCGGCGTCGAGCGCTTGCTGAAACTGCTTGAAACCCCATTTGAAGAACATCCCGGCTTCGACCAATATGCCGGTTTCCCGCCCGACTGGGCTTCCTCCATCGAAATCAGCTGCTCCTCATGA
- a CDS encoding 3-(methylthio)propionyl-CoA ligase has product MLGLMQDQPLSISSLIEFAERHHGDAEIVSRRVEGDIHRSTWSQIASRSRQVANALDEEQLIFSDRVATLAWNGYRHLELYYGVSGTGRVLHTINPRLHPDQIAWIANHAEDQILCFDMTFLPLVQAVHARCPSIKKYVALCDADKLPADTGIPNLVSYEAWMGTHSTVYDWPTFDENSASSMCYTSGTTGNPKAALYSHRSTILHAYAAALPDVMCISARDSVLPVVPMFHVNAWGIPYSAALVGAKLVFPGPAMDGKSIFELIESEGVTFAAGVPTVWQMMLGHMQTNELKFSKLNRTVIGGSACPPAMIKAFQDQYNVEVLHAWGMTEMSPLGTLCTLKNKHLSLPPEAQTLIRMKQGRAIFGVDMKIVDGAGEELPWDGKAYGDLLVKGPWIVKEYFKGEGGDPLIPDAQHRGWFPTGDVATIDADGYLQITDRSKDVIKSGGEWISSIDIENIAVAHPAIAMAACVGVAHPKWDERPIVVVVKKPGGEVTREELLKFYEGKTAKWQIPDDVVFIEAIPIGATGKILKTKLREQLRDYKLPSA; this is encoded by the coding sequence ATGCTGGGTTTGATGCAAGACCAACCACTTTCGATCTCGTCGCTGATCGAATTTGCCGAGCGCCACCACGGCGACGCCGAAATCGTTTCTCGTCGGGTCGAAGGCGACATTCACCGCAGCACCTGGAGCCAGATCGCATCCCGATCCCGCCAGGTCGCCAACGCGCTGGATGAAGAGCAACTGATCTTCAGCGACCGCGTCGCCACGCTGGCCTGGAACGGGTATCGTCACCTGGAGCTCTATTACGGCGTCAGCGGTACCGGCCGCGTGCTGCACACCATCAACCCGCGACTGCACCCCGACCAGATCGCCTGGATCGCCAACCACGCTGAAGACCAGATCCTGTGCTTCGACATGACCTTTCTGCCGCTGGTGCAGGCGGTGCACGCGCGTTGCCCATCGATCAAGAAATACGTCGCGCTGTGCGATGCCGACAAGCTGCCCGCCGATACCGGTATCCCGAACCTGGTGAGCTACGAAGCTTGGATGGGTACCCATTCGACCGTCTACGACTGGCCGACCTTCGACGAAAACTCGGCGTCGAGCATGTGCTACACGAGCGGCACCACCGGCAACCCGAAGGCTGCGCTTTACAGCCACCGCTCGACCATCCTTCACGCCTACGCTGCGGCGTTGCCCGACGTGATGTGCATCTCGGCACGCGACTCGGTATTGCCGGTGGTGCCGATGTTTCACGTCAACGCCTGGGGCATTCCGTACTCGGCGGCGCTGGTGGGTGCCAAGCTGGTGTTTCCGGGGCCGGCGATGGACGGCAAGTCGATCTTCGAACTCATCGAATCCGAAGGCGTGACCTTCGCGGCAGGCGTGCCGACGGTCTGGCAAATGATGCTCGGCCACATGCAGACCAACGAGCTGAAGTTCTCCAAACTGAACCGCACGGTGATCGGTGGTTCGGCCTGTCCGCCGGCCATGATCAAGGCCTTTCAGGACCAGTACAACGTCGAGGTGCTGCACGCATGGGGCATGACGGAAATGAGCCCGCTCGGAACACTGTGCACTTTGAAGAACAAGCATTTATCGCTGCCACCCGAGGCGCAGACCCTCATCCGCATGAAGCAGGGCCGCGCGATCTTCGGCGTCGACATGAAGATCGTCGACGGCGCAGGCGAGGAGCTGCCATGGGACGGCAAGGCGTATGGCGATTTGCTGGTCAAGGGTCCGTGGATCGTCAAGGAATACTTCAAGGGCGAGGGCGGCGACCCGCTCATCCCCGACGCGCAGCACCGCGGCTGGTTCCCGACAGGCGACGTGGCGACCATCGACGCCGACGGCTACTTGCAGATCACCGACCGCAGCAAGGATGTCATCAAGTCCGGCGGCGAATGGATCAGCTCGATCGACATCGAGAACATCGCCGTCGCGCATCCAGCCATCGCGATGGCGGCCTGCGTGGGTGTGGCGCATCCGAAGTGGGATGAGCGGCCGATCGTTGTCGTGGTCAAGAAGCCTGGGGGCGAGGTCACACGCGAAGAGTTGCTCAAGTTCTACGAGGGCAAGACTGCCAAGTGGCAGATTCCCGATGACGTGGTGTTCATCGAAGCGATCCCGATCGGTGCCACCGGCAAGATCCTCAAAACAAAACTGCGTGAGCAACTCAGGGACTACAAGTTGCCATCAGCATGA
- a CDS encoding branched-chain amino acid ABC transporter substrate-binding protein, translating into MKFALKFLTATILVASATGAFAQKGETVKIGWLDPLSGLMAAVGTNQLKTFQFFAEEFNKKNAAGVKFEIIGIDNKLSPQETTSALRSAMDQGARYIVQGNGSGPALAIIDALEKNNARNPGKEALYLNYAAVDPDLTNSKCSYWQYRFDADTSMKMEALTTYMKDQAEIKKVYIIGQNYSHGQQVSKFAKANLKDKRPDIQIVGDDLHPLAQVRDFAPYIAKIKASGADTVITGNWGSDLALLIKAANDSGLNVKFYTYYAVTTGTPTAMGAASDGKVYQVGYAHYNMGGDMQRYAAEFKAKFNDDLYTSDIYTVFEALTQAFVKAKSTDPVKVAAAMEGMKFKSFNGEVELRKADHQIQQGLYIAKWEKASAKYPYSPENTGYTLAPVKYYEPYVASTPTSCQMKRP; encoded by the coding sequence ATGAAGTTCGCCCTTAAATTCCTCACCGCCACGATCCTCGTGGCAAGTGCCACCGGCGCGTTCGCCCAAAAAGGCGAAACCGTCAAGATCGGCTGGCTCGATCCACTGTCAGGCCTGATGGCTGCGGTCGGCACCAACCAGCTCAAGACCTTCCAGTTCTTCGCTGAAGAGTTCAACAAGAAAAACGCCGCCGGCGTCAAGTTCGAAATCATCGGCATCGACAACAAGCTGAGCCCGCAAGAGACTACGAGCGCGCTGCGTTCGGCCATGGACCAGGGCGCGCGCTACATCGTTCAAGGCAACGGCTCCGGCCCCGCGCTGGCCATCATCGATGCACTCGAGAAGAACAATGCGCGCAACCCTGGCAAAGAGGCGCTTTACCTGAACTACGCGGCGGTCGACCCCGACCTGACCAACAGCAAGTGCAGCTATTGGCAGTATCGCTTCGACGCCGACACCTCGATGAAGATGGAGGCGCTGACCACCTACATGAAGGATCAGGCGGAAATCAAGAAGGTCTACATCATTGGCCAGAACTATTCGCACGGCCAGCAGGTCTCGAAGTTCGCCAAGGCCAACCTGAAAGACAAGCGCCCCGACATCCAGATCGTCGGCGACGACCTGCATCCACTGGCGCAGGTTCGCGACTTCGCGCCCTACATCGCCAAGATCAAGGCGTCGGGTGCAGACACGGTCATCACCGGCAACTGGGGCTCCGACCTGGCGCTGCTGATCAAAGCAGCCAACGACTCGGGCCTGAACGTCAAGTTCTACACCTACTACGCCGTGACCACCGGCACGCCGACCGCCATGGGCGCGGCATCCGACGGCAAGGTGTACCAGGTCGGTTACGCCCACTACAACATGGGCGGCGACATGCAGCGGTATGCCGCCGAATTCAAGGCGAAGTTCAACGACGACCTGTACACGTCCGACATCTACACCGTATTCGAGGCACTGACCCAGGCCTTCGTCAAGGCCAAGTCGACCGACCCCGTCAAGGTGGCGGCTGCCATGGAAGGCATGAAGTTCAAAAGCTTCAACGGTGAAGTGGAACTGCGCAAGGCCGACCACCAGATCCAGCAGGGCCTGTACATCGCCAAATGGGAAAAGGCCAGCGCCAAGTATCCGTACAGCCCGGAAAACACTGGCTATACGTTGGCGCCGGTCAAGTACTACGAGCCCTATGTGGCCAGCACGCCGACCTCGTGCCAGATGAAGCGGCCTTGA
- a CDS encoding branched-chain amino acid ABC transporter permease — translation MNVEFFAISLLNGVSYGLLLFMLSSGLTLIFSMMGVLNFAHTSFYMLGAYLAYTVSGVVGFWPALFLAPLLVGLLGAAFERYSLRRVHKFGHVPELLVTFGLSYLILELVQLIWGRSTVPYGLPTQLQGPLFSLYGTQFPKSRSFIMLVAMLMLVSVWLLLTRTRIGLVIQAALKHPEMVEALGHNVPRIFMLVFGGGAALAGLAGVIGGNTYVTEPAMAASVGSIIFVVVVVGGMGSLAGAFLASLLIGIVQTFAVAMDESLATALQAVGVAVTEQTFGYELLKLTISQVAPILPYLFLVLILIFRPKGLLGTRED, via the coding sequence ATGAACGTCGAATTTTTCGCTATCTCGCTGCTCAATGGCGTCAGCTACGGGCTGCTGCTGTTCATGCTGAGTTCGGGCCTGACCCTGATTTTCAGCATGATGGGCGTCCTCAATTTCGCGCACACCAGCTTCTACATGCTGGGTGCGTACCTGGCCTATACCGTCTCGGGCGTGGTCGGCTTCTGGCCGGCGCTGTTTTTAGCGCCGCTGCTGGTCGGTCTGCTGGGCGCGGCTTTCGAGCGCTACAGCCTGCGGCGCGTACACAAGTTCGGCCATGTGCCCGAACTGCTCGTCACCTTCGGCCTGTCGTACCTCATCCTCGAACTGGTGCAACTCATCTGGGGCCGCTCGACGGTGCCTTACGGCCTGCCGACTCAATTGCAGGGCCCGCTTTTTTCGTTGTACGGCACGCAGTTTCCCAAGTCGCGCTCCTTCATCATGCTGGTCGCGATGCTGATGCTGGTGTCGGTCTGGCTGCTGCTCACGCGCACGCGCATCGGACTGGTGATCCAGGCGGCACTCAAGCACCCTGAAATGGTCGAGGCGCTCGGCCATAACGTGCCGCGCATCTTCATGCTGGTGTTCGGCGGCGGTGCGGCACTGGCCGGTCTCGCCGGGGTCATCGGAGGCAATACCTACGTTACTGAACCCGCGATGGCCGCATCGGTCGGATCGATCATCTTTGTGGTCGTCGTGGTCGGCGGCATGGGGTCGTTGGCGGGCGCCTTCCTGGCGTCGCTGTTGATCGGTATCGTGCAGACCTTTGCCGTGGCGATGGATGAGTCGCTCGCGACAGCGCTGCAAGCGGTTGGCGTGGCCGTGACCGAACAGACCTTCGGCTACGAACTGCTCAAGCTCACGATCTCGCAGGTGGCCCCTATCCTGCCGTACCTGTTCCTCGTGCTGATCCTGATTTTCCGGCCCAAGGGCCTTCTCGGCACCCGGGAGGACTAG
- a CDS encoding branched-chain amino acid ABC transporter permease → MQQRSTRPLNTGRIVVWSVFAVALIVAPMIFTSSLALTMLSQIGYLIIICLSYNMLLGQGGMLSFGHAVYVGLGSFIAIHTMNLAAKGSLPVPLVLIPLVGGLGGMFFAVLFGYVSTKKSGTTFAMITLGLGELVAAMALMFPTFFGGEGGITTNRVYGMPLFGITFERQNQVYYLIAVYCFICTGLMFAFTGTPLGRMLNAVRDNPERVEFIGYSTQRVRYFSFIIAGFFAGIGGGLAAINFEIVNAADSLNGLRSGGYLLFTFLGGATFFFGPMIGAVLLVFASVLLSELSKAWLLYLGLVFLLMVMFAPGGVASLIMMNVRVALFGKFHRFYALYAGLIVTAAVMVAGAAAIVEMIYHMQLNAALGPTVRLATFELDTSSPMSWLIAVALLVVGLALFEVVRRRYVKVWGKAQEEIEFEIKRRETA, encoded by the coding sequence ATGCAGCAACGCAGCACAAGGCCGCTGAACACCGGACGCATCGTCGTCTGGTCGGTCTTCGCCGTCGCGCTGATCGTCGCGCCGATGATATTCACCAGCAGCCTGGCGCTCACCATGCTGTCGCAGATCGGCTACCTCATCATCATCTGCCTGAGCTACAACATGTTGTTGGGGCAGGGCGGCATGTTGAGTTTCGGCCACGCCGTGTACGTCGGGCTCGGCTCGTTCATCGCCATCCACACGATGAATCTCGCGGCCAAGGGCTCGCTGCCGGTGCCGCTGGTGCTCATTCCCCTGGTCGGTGGCCTGGGCGGCATGTTCTTCGCCGTCTTGTTCGGCTATGTCAGCACCAAGAAGTCGGGCACCACCTTCGCGATGATCACGCTCGGCCTGGGCGAACTGGTCGCGGCCATGGCGCTGATGTTCCCGACTTTCTTCGGCGGCGAGGGCGGTATCACCACCAACCGGGTCTACGGCATGCCGCTTTTCGGCATCACCTTCGAGCGGCAGAACCAGGTGTACTACCTGATCGCGGTCTATTGCTTCATCTGCACCGGGCTCATGTTCGCCTTCACTGGCACACCGCTCGGACGCATGTTGAACGCGGTGCGCGACAACCCGGAGCGGGTCGAGTTCATCGGCTACAGCACGCAGCGGGTGCGCTACTTCTCGTTCATCATCGCGGGCTTCTTCGCCGGCATCGGCGGCGGACTTGCGGCTATCAACTTCGAGATCGTGAATGCGGCCGACAGCCTGAACGGGCTTCGTTCAGGTGGCTATCTGCTCTTTACCTTTCTGGGTGGCGCGACCTTCTTCTTCGGCCCGATGATCGGCGCCGTGCTGCTGGTGTTCGCATCTGTGCTGTTGTCCGAACTCAGCAAGGCCTGGCTTTTGTACCTGGGCCTGGTCTTTTTGCTGATGGTGATGTTCGCGCCCGGCGGCGTCGCCAGCCTGATCATGATGAACGTGCGCGTCGCGTTGTTCGGCAAGTTTCATCGCTTCTACGCGTTGTATGCCGGGCTCATCGTGACCGCGGCCGTCATGGTCGCGGGCGCGGCGGCCATTGTCGAAATGATCTATCACATGCAGTTGAACGCGGCCCTCGGCCCGACTGTTCGACTTGCGACCTTCGAGCTCGACACCTCATCGCCTATGAGCTGGCTCATTGCTGTCGCGTTGCTGGTCGTCGGCCTGGCACTCTTCGAGGTGGTGCGGCGCCGCTACGTCAAGGTGTGGGGCAAGGCGCAGGAAGAAATCGAATTCGAAATCAAGCGTCGGGAGACAGCATGA
- a CDS encoding ABC transporter ATP-binding protein codes for MTHALELKSLTKTFGKTEIIRGIDLAIDAGDRIAIIGPNGAGKSTLFNLISGRLAPTTGEVLLHGQRIDGKQPYEINRLGLSRSFQITNIFPKLSVFENLRCGVLWSLGAGYTFLRFLSKMHDANERTEELVRQVGLEKKRNVLAVNLTYAEQRALEIGVTIAGGASVILLDEPTAGMSKTETSHFIALIKQVTIGKTLLTVEHDMGVVFGLADKIAVVVYGEIIAFDTPAAVRANARVQEAYLGSSAADAQGGH; via the coding sequence ATGACGCACGCACTGGAACTCAAGTCGCTGACAAAGACTTTCGGCAAGACCGAAATCATTCGCGGCATCGACCTGGCCATCGACGCGGGCGACCGCATCGCCATCATCGGACCCAATGGCGCCGGCAAGTCGACGCTGTTCAACCTCATCAGCGGGCGGCTTGCACCGACCACTGGCGAAGTACTCCTGCATGGGCAGCGCATCGACGGCAAACAGCCTTACGAGATCAACCGTCTGGGTTTGTCGCGCAGCTTCCAGATCACCAACATATTCCCGAAACTGAGCGTGTTCGAGAACCTGCGCTGCGGCGTGCTGTGGAGCCTGGGTGCCGGCTACACGTTCCTGCGCTTCCTGTCGAAGATGCACGATGCCAACGAGCGCACCGAAGAGCTGGTGCGCCAGGTCGGCCTGGAGAAAAAGCGCAATGTGCTGGCGGTGAACCTCACATACGCAGAACAGCGTGCGCTGGAGATCGGCGTGACCATCGCGGGTGGCGCCAGCGTCATCCTGCTGGACGAGCCTACCGCCGGCATGAGCAAGACCGAGACGTCTCACTTCATCGCGCTCATCAAACAGGTGACGATTGGCAAAACCTTGCTGACGGTGGAGCACGACATGGGCGTGGTGTTCGGCCTGGCCGACAAAATCGCCGTCGTCGTGTATGGCGAGATCATCGCCTTCGACACTCCCGCCGCTGTGCGCGCCAATGCGCGTGTGCAGGAGGCGTATCTGGGCTCGTCGGCGGCCGATGCACAAGGGGGCCACTGA
- a CDS encoding ABC transporter ATP-binding protein, with protein sequence MLKLQDINAYYGKSHVLHGVSFDVNAGEIVALLGRNGSGRSTTAKAIMGLVHAEGGLHWKGQDMLRKKAYEIAHMGIGYVPENRDIFSNLTVHQNLLLGQKGSGKGSRWSFNDMYEMFPRLKEREHTEAGVLSGGEQQMLTLCRTLMGDPDLIIIDEPTEGLAPKIVELVGQYLKTLKDKGISVLLIEQKLTIAMRISDRVLVMGHGSIVFDGTPDSLRADSGTRKEWLEV encoded by the coding sequence ATGCTGAAACTTCAAGACATCAACGCTTACTACGGCAAGAGCCACGTGCTGCACGGCGTTTCTTTTGACGTCAACGCCGGCGAAATCGTCGCGCTCCTGGGTCGCAACGGGTCGGGCCGCTCGACCACCGCCAAGGCGATCATGGGCTTGGTGCATGCCGAGGGCGGCCTGCACTGGAAGGGTCAGGACATGCTGCGCAAAAAGGCCTACGAGATTGCGCACATGGGCATCGGCTACGTGCCGGAGAACCGCGACATCTTCTCGAACCTCACGGTGCATCAAAACCTGTTGCTCGGCCAAAAGGGTTCGGGCAAGGGCAGCCGCTGGAGCTTCAACGACATGTACGAAATGTTCCCGCGCCTGAAAGAGCGGGAGCACACCGAGGCGGGCGTACTGTCGGGTGGCGAGCAGCAGATGCTCACACTGTGTCGCACGCTGATGGGCGACCCCGATCTCATCATCATCGACGAGCCGACCGAAGGTCTGGCGCCCAAAATTGTCGAGCTCGTGGGGCAGTATCTGAAGACGCTCAAGGACAAGGGCATCTCGGTTTTGTTGATCGAACAGAAGTTGACCATCGCCATGCGCATCTCCGATCGGGTGCTGGTCATGGGCCATGGCAGCATCGTTTTCGACGGTACGCCCGACAGCCTGCGCGCAGATTCGGGCACTCGAAAAGAATGGCTCGAGGTCTAG